DNA from Phaeobacter gallaeciensis DSM 26640:
TGTCTCGCTTTGAAGCTTCGGTCAGTCTGGCGCGGCAGCGCTCAGGCAAAGACAAGAAGCCTTCCCCCGAGTTGGTTCAGGAATGCGCCTCGCTGGTTTCAGATTTTGTGAAAGAGGTTAAGGCGAAGGATATTCATATCACCAGCAGCATTGGCGACGGTGCCATCTGCGCCGCCGCTGAATATGGCAAGACCGTCGGTCATGCCGCCGATTTGAACTTCGGAGATTGCTTCACCTACGCTTGCGCGAAGGCGTACAGGTTGAAGCTGATTTACAAAGGCAATGACTTTTCCGAAACGGATTTGGCGTAGCGCCGTTTCAAGGATTTCCAACAAAGGTGTAGATCATTGAGTGAACACAATGGTGAGCAGGTAATTGAAGCAGAGCTAAACCTGCGCCCTCAGGACCGCTTCAGTAATCCAAATAACTATGCAATCGCACCTGAACATGACACAAGCTATTGTTCGTTCAAAATCGACGCGCCTAAGCGTTCTGGGGTCTATTGGATTAGTTTGGACGGCATC
Protein-coding regions in this window:
- a CDS encoding type II toxin-antitoxin system VapC family toxin — encoded protein: MFIDASAIFAVLNREAGYEDLARRIDDVTDQLYTSPLSRFEASVSLARQRSGKDKKPSPELVQECASLVSDFVKEVKAKDIHITSSIGDGAICAAAEYGKTVGHAADLNFGDCFTYACAKAYRLKLIYKGNDFSETDLA